The following coding sequences are from one Musa acuminata AAA Group cultivar baxijiao chromosome BXJ1-6, Cavendish_Baxijiao_AAA, whole genome shotgun sequence window:
- the LOC103989462 gene encoding cyclin-T1-3 isoform X1 produces the protein MAGDPSHHELVEISPYRFSHDRHEEDKLPGATWYLSRRDIEENSPSRRDGIDLKKETYLRKSYCTFLQDLGMRLKVPQVTIATAIVFCHRFFLRQSHAKNDRRTIATVCMFLAGKVEETPRPLKDVILVSYEIMHKKDPAAVQRIKQREVYEQQKELILLGERLVLATLGFDLNVQHPYKPLVEAIKKFKIAQNALAQVAWNFVNDGLRTSLCLQFKPHHIAAGAIFLAAKFLKVKLPSDGEKVWWQEFDVTPRQLEEISNQMLELYEQNRPAPTAHGNETEGSSASGANHRAPAKAPVELEEPTTQSGYSQVSKNATLQSTGPASSSTLSLPEQFHSDKLSGNRGVLHADGNEHARHEPRPGTSDNKVEGKDWWHHEPVNNPETTGSRSHYGPEQEVEELAIPATDGMAETKERIPVYNEGSKVHSPMMAAMKKIDKDKVKAALEKRRKSRADIAKKVDLLDEDDLIERELEHGVELAVEDERNKLKSHSWSKPTYRQEPDHIIENGYHGAEKAMENAEEGELSVDSQDIQSLETGNQKRKAVSPPGRHFSAKDVYDLPHYHASSSKSQETYDDFRPSGRFDRADRDHKKLRQENQV, from the exons ATGGCTGGGGATCCTTCACATCATGAATTGGTGGAGATTAGTCCCTACAGGTTCTCCCATGACAGGCATGAAGAAGATAAGTTGCCTGGAGCTACTTGGTATTTAAGTCGTAGGGATATTGAAGAGAACTCTCCATCTAGGAGAGATGGCATTGATCTCAAGAAAGAAACTTATCTTCGGAAGTCTTATTGCACATTTTTGCAAGATCTAGGCATGAGACTAAAAGT ACCGCAAGTAACAATAGCTACTGCAATTGTATTCTGTCACCGTTTTTTTCTTCGCCAATCACATGCAAAAAATGATAGGAGA ACCATTGCTACTGTTTGCATGTTTTTGGCGGGAAAGGTGGAAGAAACTCCTCGACCATTGAAGGACGTCATTCTCGTTTCTTATGAGATTATGCATAAAAAGGATCCTGCTGCAGTCCAAAGAATCAAACAGAGG GAAGTATATGAACAGCAGAAAGAACTGATTTTACTTGGGGAACGGTTGGTACTTGCAACTCTTGGTTTTGACTTAAATGTGCAGCATCCATACAAGCCTCTTGTTGAAGCAATAAAGAAGTTTAAGATAGCTCAAAATGCCCTTGCACAAGTTGCTTGGAATTTTGTCAATGATGG GCTCCGTACTTCACTTTGCCTGCAATTTAAGCCCCATCATATAGCTGCTGGTGCCATCTTCCTGGCTGCCAAGTTTCTAAAAGTAAAGCTTCCTTCAGATGGTGAGAAGGTATGGTGGCAGGAATTTGATGTTACTCCTCGACAGTTGGAAG AGATTAGCAACCAAATGTTGGAACTTTATGAGCAAAACCGTCCGGCACCAACAGCCCATGGAAATGAAACTGAAGGTAGTTCTGCCAGTGGAGCCAATCACCGAGCTCCTGCAAAAGCTCCTGTTGAGCTCGAGGAGCCTACCACACAAAGTGGGTATTCTCAGGTGTCAAAAAATGCTACCCTGCAAAGTACTGGCCCAGCAAGCTCATCTACTCTTTCTCTGCCTGAACAATTTCACTCGGATAAGCTTAGTGGGAACCGCGGTGTTTTGCATGCTGATGGTAATGAACATGCACGGCATGAGCCTAGACCTGGAACTTCTGATAATAAAGTGGAAGGAAAGGATTGGTGGCATCATGAACCAGTGAACAATCCAGAAACCACTGGCAGCAGATCACATTATGGGCCCGAACAAGAAGTAGAAGAGCTTGCAATTCCTGCAACAGATGGCATGGCTGAAACAAAAGAAAGGATTCCTGTCTATAATGAAGGTTCTAAAGTTCACTCTCCCATGATGGCTGCTATGAAAAAGATCGACAAGGACAAGGTGAAGGCTGCTTTGGAGAAAAGGAGAAAATCTCGAGCTGATATTGCCAAAAAAGTGGATCTGTTGGATGAAGATGACCTCATTGAGAGGGAGTTGGAACATGGTGTTGAATTGGCAGTTGAGGATGAGAGAAACAAACTGAAGAGTCATAGCTGGTCCAAACCTACTTACCGACAGGAACCAGACCATATAATTGAGAATGGCTACCATGGGGCTGAGAAGGCAATGGAGAATGCCGAAGAAGGGGAGCTATCAGTGGATAGTCAGGATATTCAGTCACTGGAGACTGGCAACCAGAAAAGAAAAGCAGTTAGTCCCCCAGGTAGACATTTCAGTGCGAAGGATGTGTATGACTTGCCACATTATCATGCGTCTTCCTCGAAGAGCCAGGAGACTTATGATGATTTTCGTCCGTCAGGAAGATTTGATCGTGCTGATAGGGATCATAAGAAGCTCAGACAGGAAAATCAGGTATGA
- the LOC103989462 gene encoding cyclin-T1-3 isoform X2, with the protein MFLAGKVEETPRPLKDVILVSYEIMHKKDPAAVQRIKQREVYEQQKELILLGERLVLATLGFDLNVQHPYKPLVEAIKKFKIAQNALAQVAWNFVNDGLRTSLCLQFKPHHIAAGAIFLAAKFLKVKLPSDGEKVWWQEFDVTPRQLEEISNQMLELYEQNRPAPTAHGNETEGSSASGANHRAPAKAPVELEEPTTQSGYSQVSKNATLQSTGPASSSTLSLPEQFHSDKLSGNRGVLHADGNEHARHEPRPGTSDNKVEGKDWWHHEPVNNPETTGSRSHYGPEQEVEELAIPATDGMAETKERIPVYNEGSKVHSPMMAAMKKIDKDKVKAALEKRRKSRADIAKKVDLLDEDDLIERELEHGVELAVEDERNKLKSHSWSKPTYRQEPDHIIENGYHGAEKAMENAEEGELSVDSQDIQSLETGNQKRKAVSPPGRHFSAKDVYDLPHYHASSSKSQETYDDFRPSGRFDRADRDHKKLRQENQV; encoded by the exons ATGTTTTTGGCGGGAAAGGTGGAAGAAACTCCTCGACCATTGAAGGACGTCATTCTCGTTTCTTATGAGATTATGCATAAAAAGGATCCTGCTGCAGTCCAAAGAATCAAACAGAGG GAAGTATATGAACAGCAGAAAGAACTGATTTTACTTGGGGAACGGTTGGTACTTGCAACTCTTGGTTTTGACTTAAATGTGCAGCATCCATACAAGCCTCTTGTTGAAGCAATAAAGAAGTTTAAGATAGCTCAAAATGCCCTTGCACAAGTTGCTTGGAATTTTGTCAATGATGG GCTCCGTACTTCACTTTGCCTGCAATTTAAGCCCCATCATATAGCTGCTGGTGCCATCTTCCTGGCTGCCAAGTTTCTAAAAGTAAAGCTTCCTTCAGATGGTGAGAAGGTATGGTGGCAGGAATTTGATGTTACTCCTCGACAGTTGGAAG AGATTAGCAACCAAATGTTGGAACTTTATGAGCAAAACCGTCCGGCACCAACAGCCCATGGAAATGAAACTGAAGGTAGTTCTGCCAGTGGAGCCAATCACCGAGCTCCTGCAAAAGCTCCTGTTGAGCTCGAGGAGCCTACCACACAAAGTGGGTATTCTCAGGTGTCAAAAAATGCTACCCTGCAAAGTACTGGCCCAGCAAGCTCATCTACTCTTTCTCTGCCTGAACAATTTCACTCGGATAAGCTTAGTGGGAACCGCGGTGTTTTGCATGCTGATGGTAATGAACATGCACGGCATGAGCCTAGACCTGGAACTTCTGATAATAAAGTGGAAGGAAAGGATTGGTGGCATCATGAACCAGTGAACAATCCAGAAACCACTGGCAGCAGATCACATTATGGGCCCGAACAAGAAGTAGAAGAGCTTGCAATTCCTGCAACAGATGGCATGGCTGAAACAAAAGAAAGGATTCCTGTCTATAATGAAGGTTCTAAAGTTCACTCTCCCATGATGGCTGCTATGAAAAAGATCGACAAGGACAAGGTGAAGGCTGCTTTGGAGAAAAGGAGAAAATCTCGAGCTGATATTGCCAAAAAAGTGGATCTGTTGGATGAAGATGACCTCATTGAGAGGGAGTTGGAACATGGTGTTGAATTGGCAGTTGAGGATGAGAGAAACAAACTGAAGAGTCATAGCTGGTCCAAACCTACTTACCGACAGGAACCAGACCATATAATTGAGAATGGCTACCATGGGGCTGAGAAGGCAATGGAGAATGCCGAAGAAGGGGAGCTATCAGTGGATAGTCAGGATATTCAGTCACTGGAGACTGGCAACCAGAAAAGAAAAGCAGTTAGTCCCCCAGGTAGACATTTCAGTGCGAAGGATGTGTATGACTTGCCACATTATCATGCGTCTTCCTCGAAGAGCCAGGAGACTTATGATGATTTTCGTCCGTCAGGAAGATTTGATCGTGCTGATAGGGATCATAAGAAGCTCAGACAGGAAAATCAGGTATGA
- the LOC103989464 gene encoding uncharacterized protein LOC103989464 has product MEDDGDDWLAADKLEHLLACFAIAILVAALAGRSRHAFLRRRSVALGSIAALVAGAGKEAGDEIGFWHSAGASSKDAAADVLGVLLAAVFFSISRRFWPSSRREIEVAAEDSIV; this is encoded by the coding sequence ATGGAGGACGACGGCGACGACTGGTTGGCCGCCGACAAGCTCGAGCACCTCCTCGCCTGCTTCGCCATCGCCATCCTCGTCGCCGCCCTCGCTGGCCGGAGCCGCCACGCCTTCCTCCGTCGGCGGAGCGTCGCCCTCGGCTCCATCGCGGCCCTTGTCGCCGGGGCTGGCAAGGAGGCCGGGGACGAGATCGGATTCTGGCATTCCGCCGGCGCCTCCTCCAAGGACGCTGCGGCTGACGTCCTGGGCGTGCTTCTGGCCGCCGTCTTCTTCTCCATCTCCAGGAGGTTCTGGCCCTCCTCCCGACGCGAGATCGAAGTGGCTGCAGAGGATTCGATTGTCTAG